The DNA region GGCCTTCACGGCTTCCGCCAGAGCGTCGAAAATCTGTCGCGACTCATGAAGCTCGCCGAAGAACCGATCCAGCTCGCCTGAGTAGCTCACGTGGCCAACCTACCCGGTCGCCACTTCTTGTCACCTCTGATCGCTACAGTCCTGGTATGCCCAAAAGCGCAATGATCTGCCTCCAGTGCGGGCACCGGTCCCTCCAATGGCTCGGCCGGTGCCCCGACTGCTCCGCGTGGGACTCGTTCGTTGAGGAGCCACCGCCGATCGCCGGGAACCCAGCCCGCCCCCCGGAAGCGGGGGCCACCGTGTTGATCGGGGCGGTCGAGGCCATCTCAGCCTCCCGCATCAAAACCGGTCTGGGGGAGTTGGATCGGGTTCTCGGAGGGGGGCTGGTGAAGGGCTCGGTGACCCTTCTCGCGGGTGAGCCCGGGGTCGGTAAGTCCACCCTGCTCCTCCAGGCTGCGGCCGGGGTCGAGCAGCAGGGAAAGCAGGTTCTGCTTGTCTGTGGTGAGGAGTCGATCGAGCAGGTCGCGGCCCGGGCCCGGCGCCTGGGCGCGCCCCGCCGGACCACGTTGACTGCGGCCACCGACCTGAGCGCAATCGTCCCGCTGATGACCGGCAGCGACGTGGTGCTGGTCGACTCCATCCAGAGCCTGAGAGCCTCCGAGTCCGGCGGGGAGCCCGGTTCGGTGGCGCAGGTACGCCAGTGCGCCATGGCTCTGACCGAAGCCGCTCGCAATACCGGCGCAGCCCTGGTGTTGGTGGGCCACATCACCAAGGACGGGTCGATTGCCGGACCCCGAGCGCTGGAGCATCTGGTTGACGTGGTCCTCACCTTCGAGGGTGACCGCGGCCACCATTTGAGAACCGTGCGGGGGATCAAGAACCGGTACGGCGCGACCGGCGAGCTCGGGGTCTTTCAGATGGGTCCCGCCGGGCTGAGCGAGGTTGCCGATGCCTCCCGCTTCTTCCTGGCCGAACGGCACAAGGACGCTGTCGGCTCGGCGGTCGGGTGCATCATCGAAGGCCGGCGCTCTTTGGCTCTTGAGATCCAGGCGCTGGTGGTTTCGTGTAAGCCCCCAGCGGTTCCCCGGCGGGTGGCGCAGGGACTGGAAATGGCCCGGCTCGGGGTCGCGATGGCGGTGCTTCAGCAGCACGGAAAAGTGAACATGGCGGATTGCGATGTCTACGCCTCGGTCGCCGGAGGTCTCAGGGCGGCCGAGCCGGCAATCGACCTTCCGCTCTGTTTGGCGCTGGCCAGTTCCCGCAAAAACGTACCGATCCCGGCCGGCGTGGCCGCGGTCGGTGAGGTAGGCCTGGCCGGGGAGGTGCGCTCGGTTCCGGGTCTGGACGCTCGGGTGAACGAGTTGTTTCGGCTCGGTTTTAGGACGGTTCTGGCGCCGCCGGTTCACGGAACGGACGGAATTGGCGATATTTCACCGGAAAAAGGGGCAAAAGTCGTGCGTGCGGCCTCTTTGGGCCAGGCTCTCGCGATTTTGAGTCGAATCGGTCACTGACAGTGATGTTACGTAGCCCATTGCGGCAGGGGGGTCCCGCCTGTTACCATAGAACGTCCCGAGACCGCGTTATTTGTCGCTGTTTCGTGCCGGAAAGTTGCTCCCGCATCTAAGGGTCCGTTCGAGGGACCGTCCAATCTAGAGAAGGAGGACCGTTTGCCCTCAGCCACCACCTTTCAAATTGGTGACAAGGTTGTTTACCCCCATCACGGTGCCGCAATCATCAAAAGTCTTGAGCAGAAGGAATTCCAAGGAGAGACGAAGGATTACTACGTACTGAGGTTGGCTTACGGAGACCTGACGCTGATGGTCCCCGTGGACAACACCGACGGTGTAGGCATTCGAGACGTAATCGCACAGGACGAGCTTGAGAAGGTCTTCAAGGTCCTGAAGTCCAAGGAATGCCGCATGCCCACCAACTGGAGCCGTCGTTTCAAGACCCACGTCGAGAAGCTTCGCTCCGGAGACATCTACCAGGTGGCTGAAGTAGTTCGTAACCTGGCCCGGCGTGAAGCCGACAAGGGCCTGTCCGCAGGTGAGAAGCGAATGCTTACGAAGGCTCGCCAGATTCTCATCTCCGAAGTTACGTTCGCAGCAAACGTCGACGAATCCGAAGCCGGCACCATGCTGGACAAGGTGCTCGCAGGCTAAACCCAAAACACTTACTGCGGCCCCCGGCCTGCGCCCGAGAGAGATCTCGAGCCCGGACCGGGGGTCGTTTTATGAAGGAGCCCCTTTTGTCTCGATTCGTCACGGCGGTGGTCCTGGCCGCCGGCAGCGGAAAGCGTGTCGGCTCCGACATCCCCAAGCAGTTCCTCCCGCTGGGCGACAAGCCGATGCTCCACCGGAGCCTCGCGGTCCTGGAAGCGGCCGAAGAAATCAGCTCGGTCGTGGTGGCGCTTCCTGCCGACGACGGCTCCGACCTCTCCGCGTTCTCGAAAGTCGTAGCGCAGGTCCCCGGCGGCGAGACTCGACAAGCCTCGCTTCAGAGTGCCCTCGCCAAGCTCCCCGGGTCGACCGACACGGTTATGGTCCACGACGCCGCCCGCCCCCTTTTGGGTGCGGCTCTGATCGACAAGCTGCTGGGCGCCCTCGACGACACCTGCGACGGCGTCATCCCTGCGATCCCGATGGAGGACACAATCAAGAGAGTCTCCGACGACCTACTGGTGGAGGAGGAGGTCGACCGGCAGGGGATCTGGCGGGTCCAGACGCCCCAGGTGTTCCGCCGTGCGGTTCTGGAGGACTCCCTGGCCAAGGCCCTGGCCTCGGGGCTGGAGTCGACCGACTGCTCGCAGATGTTGACCAGCGCCGGGTACCGGGTTCGGGTGGTGGAGGGCGACCCCCTCAACTTCAAAGTCACCCGGGCCGCCGACCTCTGGCTCGCCGAACAGATTATCGCGGCCCGGCCGGAGGCCGACTGATGCGCGTCGGCATGGGTTACGACGTCCACGCCTTCGACGAGAGCCGTCCGCTGGTCCTCGGCGGCGTCACCATCCAGGACCACGGAGGGCTGGCCGGCCACTCGGACGCCGATGTCGTATCGCATGCCGTGGCCGACGCCCTGCTCGGGGCCGCGGGACTCGGGGACCTGGGCACCCACTTCTCCTCCGAGATGGTCCCGGAAGGCATTTCGAGCCTGCAGATCCTCGCCCGGACCGCAGTCGTGCTGGCCGACGCGGGCTTCACCATCGTGAACATCGACGCCACTGTGGTCATCCAGAACGTCCGGATGGCGCCGCACCGCCTCGAGATGGTCTCCCGGGTCGCCGGAGCGCTGAGCATCGACCCCAGCCGGGTCAGCGTCAAGGCGACCACCACCGACCACCTCGGTTTCGCCGGGCGCGGAGAGGGAGCCGCCGGGATCGCCGTGGCTCTGGTCGACGGCGGCCCGACCGATAGGTAGGTCCCGGGTAAAGTTGAAGCAATGGGACTGATGGTCACGAATACACTGACGCGGGCCAAGGAGGCCTTCGTCCCCCGCGACGAGGGCAAGGTCGCGATGTACGTCTGCGGCCCGACCGTCTACGGCGACATCCACATCGGCAACGCCCGGTCGTTCATCGTGTTCGACGTCATCCGGCGTTACCTGGAGTGGCGCGGCTACGAGGTCACCTACGCCCAGAACTACACCGACGTGGACGACAAGATCATCAACCGGGCGAAGGACGAGGGCTCCGACTGGACCCAGCTTGCCAAGCATTACTCGGACGCCTTCGAGGAGGCCGCCTCGGCCCTCAGGATCCGGCCGCCGGACCTTCTGGTGAAGGCCACCGACCACATCCCGGACATGATCGACATGATTTCGAAGCTGGTCGAGGCCGGCGTGGCCTACGAATCGGCCGGCAGCGTCTGGTTTTCGGTGGAGAACTTCCCCGGCTACGGCAAGCTCAGTGGCCGGACGCTCGACGAGGTACATGCCCGTGAGCGGGTGGAGCCGGACCCCAACAAGCGGATGGCGCTGGACTTTGCCCTGTGGAAGGCCGCCAAGGAGGGCGAGCCCTCGTGGGACAGCCCGTGGGGGCCCGGCCGTCCCGGCTGGCACATCGAGTGCTCCGCGATGTCGGCCAAGTACCTCGGCATGGGCTTCGACATCCATGGCGGCGGCTCGGACCTGATCTTTCCCCACCACGAGAACGAGATCGCCCAGGCGGAGGCTGCGCTCGGCTCAGAGCCGTTCGTACGCTACTGGCTCCACGGCGGGATGGTGAAGATGGACTCCGAGAAGATGTCCAAGTCGCTGGGGAACATCGCCTTGGTCAAGGACCTGCTGAAAGACGTCAAGCCGTCGGTGCTGCGGGCGATGTCGGTCTCCGCCGCCTACCGGAGCGACGTCGACTTCGGCGAGGCCTCCATGGAGCAGGCCCGCCGGGCGGTCGAACGGTTCGACAACTTCTCCCGGGCCGCCGGGGAGGCGGCAGCGCAGGTCTCCAGGGACGGTCAGCAGTACCTTGACCGCTTCAGGGCGGCCATGGACGACGACTTCAACACCCCGATGGCGATCAGCGTGATGTTCGACCTGGTTAAGCACGGCAACATGCTGCTCGACAGCGACCACGACCCGGAGGCGCCGCGCAACGTCGCCGGGCTGGTGGCAGCGTTCGACCAGATGACCGGCGTGCTGGGTATCTCGTACGACCCGGCAAGCGACGCGGGGGACGCCGAGGACGGTCTGTCGGCCGACGAGGAAGCGCTGCTGAAGCGCCGGGACGAAGCCCGTAAGTTGAAGAACTGGGCGGAGTCGGACAGCCTGCGGGACCAACTGGCGGAGCGGGGGATCATCGTGGAGGACACGCCTGCGGGCAGCCGCTGGCACCGCAAGTAGTCAGTCCCGGGAAACGAACGCGATCGAATCATCCAGCAGGACCTTGAGCCTTCCTGCGTCCACGGCGGGAGGACCCTGTACGACGGCCCACTCGGCCATCTCCCTTTTTCCCATGACCAGGCGAGACGCCTCGCCGGCCGCTTCAAGCTCGTCGATCCTGGATTTCGGAAGCTTCACGACGAGGTCGTGCGGACGGTCGTAGGCGAACACCCTGCCCTGAACTTTGGCGCTGACATGATTTCGCTTGTGGTCCAGCTCCACCCCGGGGGCGCCCTCAATCAATGAGACCAGCAATTCCTTCAAGCCGGTCACGCCGCGCTACCGCGGCCGGGAGGGACCACCGATGTGGCGCGACTGGAGTCCGATCGGGCCGCCGCAACTGCAGCGGCTACCTGGACTGCTGCGACCACGCCGGCCCCGAGCAGCCACCACGTGCCCTCGTCCTGCGACACCGACCAGCCGATCAGCACCGCACCTGCGGCCGCCAGAAATGAAAGGACCCACAGGGACCGGCCACCGTTCCGCGAACGCAGCGCGCTCCGGTGACGCCAGGTCCAAAGGTCGAGGATCACCCAGCCTGCCGTCAAAAGGACGGCTCCCGCAAGGTCGAACGGAGCCGGTCCGTGCCCCTGGCTGATCGAGAAGACCCGGTTGCCGGCGTCGGGAAGTGCGATCAGCACGATCCCCGACACAGTGAGGATCGCCCAGATCGCCCATGGACCTCGTGAGGCATTGAGACGTGCCATTGCTCACCCCAGGCGGATGTTGACGCAACAGAATTTGCTACCCGATCGAATTTTCCGGCCCTTGTTCGGACCTGAA from Actinomycetota bacterium includes:
- the radA gene encoding DNA repair protein RadA — its product is MPKSAMICLQCGHRSLQWLGRCPDCSAWDSFVEEPPPIAGNPARPPEAGATVLIGAVEAISASRIKTGLGELDRVLGGGLVKGSVTLLAGEPGVGKSTLLLQAAAGVEQQGKQVLLVCGEESIEQVAARARRLGAPRRTTLTAATDLSAIVPLMTGSDVVLVDSIQSLRASESGGEPGSVAQVRQCAMALTEAARNTGAALVLVGHITKDGSIAGPRALEHLVDVVLTFEGDRGHHLRTVRGIKNRYGATGELGVFQMGPAGLSEVADASRFFLAERHKDAVGSAVGCIIEGRRSLALEIQALVVSCKPPAVPRRVAQGLEMARLGVAMAVLQQHGKVNMADCDVYASVAGGLRAAEPAIDLPLCLALASSRKNVPIPAGVAAVGEVGLAGEVRSVPGLDARVNELFRLGFRTVLAPPVHGTDGIGDISPEKGAKVVRAASLGQALAILSRIGH
- a CDS encoding CarD family transcriptional regulator, producing MPSATTFQIGDKVVYPHHGAAIIKSLEQKEFQGETKDYYVLRLAYGDLTLMVPVDNTDGVGIRDVIAQDELEKVFKVLKSKECRMPTNWSRRFKTHVEKLRSGDIYQVAEVVRNLARREADKGLSAGEKRMLTKARQILISEVTFAANVDESEAGTMLDKVLAG
- the ispD gene encoding 2-C-methyl-D-erythritol 4-phosphate cytidylyltransferase, with product MSRFVTAVVLAAGSGKRVGSDIPKQFLPLGDKPMLHRSLAVLEAAEEISSVVVALPADDGSDLSAFSKVVAQVPGGETRQASLQSALAKLPGSTDTVMVHDAARPLLGAALIDKLLGALDDTCDGVIPAIPMEDTIKRVSDDLLVEEEVDRQGIWRVQTPQVFRRAVLEDSLAKALASGLESTDCSQMLTSAGYRVRVVEGDPLNFKVTRAADLWLAEQIIAARPEAD
- the ispF gene encoding 2-C-methyl-D-erythritol 2,4-cyclodiphosphate synthase, which translates into the protein MRVGMGYDVHAFDESRPLVLGGVTIQDHGGLAGHSDADVVSHAVADALLGAAGLGDLGTHFSSEMVPEGISSLQILARTAVVLADAGFTIVNIDATVVIQNVRMAPHRLEMVSRVAGALSIDPSRVSVKATTTDHLGFAGRGEGAAGIAVALVDGGPTDR
- the cysS gene encoding cysteine--tRNA ligase, which gives rise to MGLMVTNTLTRAKEAFVPRDEGKVAMYVCGPTVYGDIHIGNARSFIVFDVIRRYLEWRGYEVTYAQNYTDVDDKIINRAKDEGSDWTQLAKHYSDAFEEAASALRIRPPDLLVKATDHIPDMIDMISKLVEAGVAYESAGSVWFSVENFPGYGKLSGRTLDEVHARERVEPDPNKRMALDFALWKAAKEGEPSWDSPWGPGRPGWHIECSAMSAKYLGMGFDIHGGGSDLIFPHHENEIAQAEAALGSEPFVRYWLHGGMVKMDSEKMSKSLGNIALVKDLLKDVKPSVLRAMSVSAAYRSDVDFGEASMEQARRAVERFDNFSRAAGEAAAQVSRDGQQYLDRFRAAMDDDFNTPMAISVMFDLVKHGNMLLDSDHDPEAPRNVAGLVAAFDQMTGVLGISYDPASDAGDAEDGLSADEEALLKRRDEARKLKNWAESDSLRDQLAERGIIVEDTPAGSRWHRK